One Chryseobacterium indoltheticum DNA segment encodes these proteins:
- a CDS encoding MFS transporter produces MSIISGLVVANNYYNQPLLGLIAKDFSVSESAAGKISVLTQLGYAFGLLLIVPLGDKFLRKKLILIDLVLVFAALLWMTFATELWMLYAASLLIGTTSVIPQLFVPIAAELSSEKDKAANIGLVVSGLLLGILLSRFVGGIVGELWGWRSMFGIAAGLMLLVWVFVYKMLPELQPNFKGTYLELMNSVLQLAKTQPVLQLASFRGAMAFGSMCALFTTLVFHMERPPFEVGASVVGSFGLAGAVGALAAAKVGSLQNKMSINRIILYALLILIGSWGFTYFAGNTYWGLIIGVILIDLGVQSSHIMNQTNYFLLKTNAVNRLNTVYMVSYFIGGSLGTFFASLAWQYAQWEGVCLVGITMGLLALIAHIIFSRKVSLKSKII; encoded by the coding sequence ATGTCAATTATTTCAGGCCTTGTCGTTGCCAATAATTATTATAACCAACCGTTGTTGGGACTTATTGCAAAAGATTTTTCAGTGAGTGAAAGTGCGGCAGGAAAAATCTCTGTGCTTACACAGCTCGGTTACGCTTTTGGTTTACTGCTAATTGTTCCTTTAGGAGACAAATTTCTAAGGAAAAAATTAATTTTAATTGATCTGGTTTTAGTTTTCGCTGCACTTTTGTGGATGACATTTGCCACAGAATTGTGGATGCTGTACGCTGCAAGTTTATTGATCGGAACGACTTCGGTAATTCCTCAATTATTTGTTCCCATCGCTGCCGAATTATCTTCAGAAAAAGACAAAGCAGCCAATATCGGATTGGTTGTTTCGGGATTGTTATTAGGAATTTTACTTTCCCGTTTTGTAGGTGGAATCGTAGGTGAACTTTGGGGCTGGAGATCTATGTTTGGAATTGCTGCAGGTTTAATGCTTTTGGTCTGGGTTTTTGTGTATAAAATGCTTCCGGAATTACAACCAAATTTCAAAGGAACTTATCTTGAACTGATGAATTCTGTACTGCAATTGGCAAAAACACAACCTGTTTTGCAATTGGCATCTTTTCGTGGCGCGATGGCATTCGGATCGATGTGCGCATTGTTCACAACCTTGGTTTTTCATATGGAAAGACCGCCTTTTGAGGTCGGAGCTTCTGTTGTAGGAAGTTTTGGATTGGCAGGAGCTGTAGGAGCTTTGGCAGCCGCAAAAGTGGGAAGCTTACAAAATAAAATGAGTATCAACCGTATTATTTTATATGCTCTTTTAATCCTGATCGGAAGTTGGGGATTCACTTATTTTGCAGGAAATACATATTGGGGATTAATTATCGGCGTAATTTTGATTGATCTTGGCGTACAATCTAGTCACATTATGAATCAAACCAATTATTTCTTATTGAAAACGAATGCCGTAAATCGTTTGAATACTGTTTATATGGTTTCTTATTTTATTGGTGGTTCGCTTGGGACTTTTTTCGCTTCTCTGGCGTGGCAATATGCACAATGGGAAGGTGTTTGTCTTGTAGGGATTACAATGGGATTGCTGGCATTAATTGCACATATAATTTTCAGTAGAAAAGTAAGTTTAAAATCTAAAATTATTTAA
- a CDS encoding winged helix-turn-helix transcriptional regulator has translation MGTKKENSTNSINAQYLTQECDLTYAVCKIGGRWKLLILCKLENGKLRFSEIRRRIPGITERMLTLQLREMEKDGLVKRTVYAEVPPRVDYELTEIAEELVPIWKQLDQWGKKHRELIQSQIVPVECNHEN, from the coding sequence ATGGGAACAAAAAAAGAAAACTCAACGAATAGTATTAATGCTCAATATCTTACGCAAGAATGTGATTTGACGTATGCAGTATGTAAAATCGGTGGCAGATGGAAGCTTTTGATTTTATGTAAACTTGAAAATGGAAAACTGCGTTTCAGTGAAATTCGTAGAAGAATCCCAGGAATAACCGAAAGAATGCTTACCCTTCAGTTGAGAGAAATGGAAAAAGATGGATTGGTCAAAAGAACCGTCTATGCTGAAGTTCCTCCAAGAGTTGATTATGAATTAACAGAAATCGCAGAAGAGCTGGTTCCCATTTGGAAACAACTAGATCAATGGGGGAAAAAGCACAGAGAACTTATTCAGAGCCAAATAGTACCAGTTGAATGTAATCATGAAAATTAA
- a CDS encoding MFS transporter, producing MKKFAYIGCLGFIAVITTEFGVIGILPQIAEHYKISIDKAGYLLSAFALIIALTGPFMTLLTSGFDRRKVMLTAISIFLITGIVSSLSPPFWLLMIVRILPAFLQPVYIATALSVAISKVDKKYENQMMSIVFSGVAIAMVTTVPFATWLSSLYSWESSFIVQTIVSLIALFVIYFSLPPIPVKEKKSYGSQLTILVQPTFIISTAMNFFMITAWFSTYSYFADYLNKAKGMDMTMISYMLFLFGIIGVFANWVAGKMLGKSIVKTTAFFLSGTILIPVLLYFSEENFVANILVIGIWGFLYSPSFLNASTYMISSVPQSMEFANSLATSFGNLGVTLGTTLGGFMIVNKGVEYNPWISLVFGVLAFLMIILRKIVEKKHKTLQLCKE from the coding sequence ATGAAGAAGTTTGCATACATAGGATGTTTAGGATTTATAGCAGTCATTACAACCGAGTTTGGCGTAATAGGAATTTTACCTCAAATTGCCGAACATTACAAAATCAGTATCGACAAAGCCGGATATTTATTAAGTGCTTTTGCCTTGATTATTGCCCTTACCGGACCTTTCATGACATTACTTACCTCCGGATTCGATCGCAGAAAAGTAATGCTCACAGCAATTTCCATTTTTTTGATTACAGGAATTGTCTCTTCATTATCACCACCTTTTTGGCTTTTAATGATTGTGAGAATACTTCCTGCATTTTTGCAGCCGGTTTATATTGCTACCGCTTTGTCTGTTGCCATATCTAAAGTTGATAAAAAATATGAAAATCAAATGATGAGTATTGTTTTTAGCGGTGTTGCAATTGCGATGGTTACCACAGTTCCTTTTGCCACCTGGCTTTCAAGCTTATATTCGTGGGAATCTTCATTCATCGTTCAGACAATTGTAAGCCTAATTGCTTTATTTGTTATTTACTTTTCATTACCACCCATTCCGGTAAAAGAAAAGAAATCATACGGAAGTCAGTTAACAATATTAGTACAGCCAACATTTATTATCAGTACGGCAATGAATTTTTTCATGATCACAGCATGGTTTTCCACATACAGTTATTTTGCAGATTACCTTAATAAAGCCAAAGGAATGGATATGACCATGATAAGTTATATGCTCTTTTTATTTGGAATTATCGGAGTATTTGCCAATTGGGTTGCCGGGAAAATGCTAGGGAAAAGCATCGTGAAAACAACAGCTTTTTTTCTTTCAGGAACTATTTTAATACCTGTTTTGTTGTATTTTTCAGAAGAAAACTTCGTTGCCAATATTCTTGTGATCGGAATATGGGGCTTTCTCTATTCTCCGAGTTTTCTCAACGCTTCAACCTACATGATTTCGTCTGTTCCTCAATCTATGGAATTTGCCAACAGTCTCGCTACATCATTCGGAAATTTAGGTGTTACATTAGGAACGACTTTAGGTGGATTTATGATTGTAAATAAAGGCGTTGAATATAATCCCTGGATAAGTCTTGTTTTTGGAGTTCTTGCTTTCTTAATGATAATTTTAAGAAAAATAGTAGAGAAAAAACACAAAACATTACAATTATGCAAAGAATAA
- a CDS encoding DsbA family oxidoreductase — MKIEIWSDVMCPFCYIGKKNFEQALENLPFKDEVKVEWKSFQLDPTLEHSETKTTAEYFREKKGFPEEQAKQMTNQVIQMGKASGIDFNFEKALITNTFTAHKLLHLAKKYNKSSEMEEELFKAHFLDGKNVGDIDTLVSLAVSLGIDAEESKRSLQSEEFDYEINQDILEARNNGISGVPFFILNGKYGVSGAQPAEVLKNALTQTYEETVVPFKDNTQNNLSCDADGCSI; from the coding sequence ATGAAAATAGAAATCTGGTCAGATGTGATGTGTCCGTTTTGCTATATTGGAAAGAAAAATTTTGAACAGGCTTTAGAAAATTTGCCCTTCAAAGATGAAGTAAAAGTAGAGTGGAAGAGCTTTCAGCTTGACCCAACTTTAGAGCATTCTGAAACAAAAACAACGGCAGAATATTTCAGAGAGAAAAAAGGTTTCCCGGAAGAGCAGGCAAAACAAATGACTAATCAGGTAATACAGATGGGAAAAGCTTCAGGAATTGATTTTAATTTCGAAAAAGCTTTGATTACCAATACGTTTACTGCTCATAAACTTCTTCATTTAGCTAAAAAATATAACAAATCTTCAGAAATGGAGGAGGAGTTGTTTAAAGCTCATTTTCTGGATGGGAAAAATGTGGGCGACATTGATACGCTTGTTTCTTTGGCCGTTTCTTTGGGCATTGACGCTGAAGAATCAAAAAGATCTTTACAGTCTGAAGAATTTGATTACGAAATCAATCAGGATATTTTGGAAGCCAGAAACAATGGGATTTCTGGAGTTCCATTTTTTATTTTGAATGGTAAATATGGCGTGTCGGGCGCACAACCTGCAGAAGTTTTAAAAAATGCCCTGACACAAACTTACGAAGAAACGGTTGTTCCTTTTAAAGATAATACGCAAAACAATCTTTCTTGTGATGCAGATGGTTGTTCAATTTAA
- a CDS encoding 5'-methylthioadenosine/S-adenosylhomocysteine nucleosidase family protein — protein MITLNKELSYPISETLFVFALDSEAGKVFDHTRKSITGIGKVNAAIALTKAIHEKKPKLIVNLGSAGGYGFKKGDVICCTKFIQRDMDAQGLGFKKFETPLSGIPIILENGLKMDHLKEGICGSGDSFEMNHINTEYNVIDMEAYPLSLIAMQENIPFLCLKYISDDAGSDAADDWSVQVHLASEAFKHILFTEV, from the coding sequence ATGATTACATTAAATAAAGAATTGAGCTATCCAATTTCCGAAACTCTTTTTGTTTTTGCATTAGATTCAGAAGCAGGAAAAGTATTTGATCACACCCGAAAATCAATTACCGGAATAGGAAAAGTAAATGCAGCCATTGCATTAACAAAAGCAATTCACGAAAAAAAACCAAAACTGATTGTCAATCTTGGTTCAGCAGGCGGTTACGGCTTTAAAAAAGGAGACGTAATTTGCTGTACCAAATTTATCCAGAGAGACATGGATGCCCAAGGTTTAGGTTTCAAGAAATTTGAGACTCCACTTTCAGGTATTCCTATAATTTTGGAAAACGGACTGAAAATGGATCATCTGAAAGAAGGAATTTGTGGAAGTGGTGACAGTTTTGAGATGAATCACATCAATACAGAATACAATGTTATCGATATGGAAGCTTATCCTTTATCGTTGATTGCGATGCAGGAAAACATACCTTTTCTATGTTTAAAATATATTTCGGATGATGCAGGAAGCGATGCAGCAGATGATTGGTCGGTTCAGGTACATCTTGCTTCAGAAGCATTTAAGCACATATTATTTACAGAAGTATAA
- a CDS encoding NADP-dependent oxidoreductase, translated as MKAIILENAGGTENLKLTGIEKPTIKQGEVLVEVKSISINPIDVKTRSGKGAFQKLKDENPLILGWDISGIVVETNSSKFKMNDEVFGMINFPGHGKAYSQFATASENHIFFKPKNINFEEAAATSLAALTAFQAIEKAELKEGQNVLIHAGSGGVGHFAVQIAKYLGASVTGTSSAKNKEFVLSLGADQHIDYKNYDWENSEEKFDFILDTIGGENIDYSVKVLKEGGILISIPSGLNEDVEEKAASVKGKGFKMIVQSDGNDMQKLAELLEKGFLKPHIYKTYHFKEMSDAHEELEKGRTVGKIVVNF; from the coding sequence ATGAAAGCAATTATTTTAGAAAATGCAGGCGGAACAGAAAATTTAAAACTTACGGGAATAGAAAAACCAACTATTAAACAAGGTGAAGTTTTAGTTGAAGTAAAATCAATAAGTATCAATCCAATAGACGTAAAAACCCGTTCAGGCAAAGGAGCTTTTCAAAAATTGAAAGACGAAAATCCTTTGATTTTAGGTTGGGATATATCTGGAATTGTAGTTGAAACCAATTCTTCGAAGTTTAAAATGAATGACGAAGTTTTTGGAATGATTAATTTTCCCGGACATGGAAAAGCCTATTCTCAGTTTGCCACTGCTTCTGAAAATCATATTTTTTTTAAACCAAAAAACATCAATTTTGAAGAAGCTGCAGCAACAAGTTTAGCAGCGTTAACCGCTTTTCAGGCAATTGAAAAAGCTGAACTGAAAGAAGGTCAAAACGTTTTGATTCATGCAGGATCGGGTGGAGTCGGGCATTTTGCAGTTCAGATCGCAAAATATTTGGGAGCTTCTGTAACTGGAACTTCATCTGCCAAAAACAAAGAATTTGTTTTGAGTTTAGGAGCAGATCAACATATTGATTATAAAAATTATGATTGGGAAAATTCCGAAGAAAAGTTTGATTTTATTTTAGATACTATCGGTGGTGAAAATATTGATTATTCTGTGAAAGTTCTGAAAGAAGGAGGGATTCTGATTAGTATTCCAAGTGGCTTGAATGAAGATGTTGAAGAAAAAGCAGCTTCTGTAAAAGGAAAAGGATTTAAAATGATAGTTCAATCTGATGGAAATGATATGCAAAAACTCGCTGAACTGTTAGAAAAAGGATTTTTAAAGCCTCATATTTATAAAACATATCACTTCAAAGAAATGTCTGATGCTCATGAAGAATTGGAAAAGGGGAGAACGGTAGGGAAAATTGTGGTAAATTTTTAG
- a CDS encoding MutS-related protein — protein MENISEIISHFNFTQTRKSKQYLASFFNQKSFNKNQTLYTQQKLKMFLENFQLINDYKSSENIVSSIQKFLGEVNTDNYNLLTKIMYREFFNQTNNNIALFIEFFYRFGVMLKNFQKSDCCKDYSDEIDKYTQFIDSLSVNEYHHKVLDFKQRKNILTTIEAEVKNGNFISFWNFFYMFDVYSSIAKGIKQNNLKFPQFNSDASFTIEHFYHLDLKNAVQNTIEVKENNTIIFTGANMSGKSTAMKSISIIVLLAHLGVAVPAENCNIPFYESIFLHFSVNDNLKEGYSHFMQEIVNLKNVLQELKTKNCFVVFDEIFNGTNINDAAKITVDTIEGLSKYENSMFIFSTHLNLIENYLVNNKNIMLLHLESFLTENNLTFTYKLKEGWSKMEIGKILFDKHGLNDLLKQNYQ, from the coding sequence ATGGAAAATATTTCTGAGATAATATCGCATTTTAATTTTACCCAAACCAGAAAATCTAAACAGTATTTAGCATCATTTTTCAATCAAAAAAGCTTTAACAAAAATCAAACTTTATACACTCAGCAAAAGCTGAAGATGTTTTTAGAAAACTTCCAGCTTATCAATGATTATAAGAGTAGTGAAAATATCGTTTCATCGATTCAAAAGTTTTTAGGTGAGGTTAACACCGACAATTATAATCTGTTGACAAAAATTATGTACAGAGAGTTTTTCAACCAAACCAATAATAATATTGCTTTGTTTATTGAGTTTTTTTATCGTTTTGGGGTTATGTTAAAAAACTTTCAGAAATCAGACTGTTGTAAAGATTATTCTGACGAGATTGATAAGTATACTCAATTTATCGATTCTTTATCTGTAAATGAATATCACCATAAAGTCTTGGATTTCAAACAAAGAAAAAATATCTTAACCACAATAGAAGCTGAAGTTAAAAACGGAAATTTTATTTCATTCTGGAATTTTTTCTACATGTTTGATGTTTATTCAAGCATCGCAAAAGGAATAAAACAAAACAATTTAAAATTTCCTCAATTTAATTCTGATGCCAGTTTTACGATTGAGCATTTTTATCATTTAGACTTAAAAAATGCGGTTCAAAATACTATTGAAGTAAAGGAGAACAATACAATTATATTTACAGGAGCCAACATGTCCGGAAAATCAACCGCCATGAAATCGATAAGCATTATTGTTTTGCTTGCTCATTTAGGAGTTGCTGTTCCGGCTGAGAATTGTAATATTCCGTTTTATGAAAGTATATTTTTGCATTTTTCTGTAAACGATAATCTGAAAGAAGGTTACAGCCATTTTATGCAGGAAATCGTAAATCTGAAAAATGTACTTCAAGAGTTGAAAACAAAAAACTGTTTTGTCGTCTTCGACGAAATATTTAATGGAACCAATATTAATGATGCTGCCAAAATAACGGTCGATACTATTGAAGGATTATCTAAATACGAAAATTCAATGTTTATTTTTTCAACACATTTAAATCTGATAGAAAATTATTTAGTGAACAATAAAAATATTATGTTGCTACATTTGGAATCTTTTCTTACAGAGAATAATTTAACATTTACTTATAAGCTAAAAGAAGGCTGGTCTAAAATGGAAATCGGAAAAATACTTTTTGATAAGCACGGATTAAATGATCTATTAAAACAAAATTATCAATAA
- a CDS encoding DMT family transporter, which produces MKNYIFLAFAILFESVATSFLKASEGFTKPLQSVIFVVAMSASFYLLTHAIKVIPIGIAYAIWSAVGIVLISLVGYFVYKQTLDLPAILGILLIIIGVVIINIFSKSASH; this is translated from the coding sequence ATGAAGAACTATATATTTCTGGCATTTGCGATACTTTTCGAATCTGTCGCAACATCTTTTTTAAAAGCATCTGAAGGATTTACAAAACCTTTGCAAAGTGTAATTTTTGTCGTAGCAATGTCAGCTTCATTTTATTTGCTCACACACGCCATAAAAGTTATTCCAATCGGAATTGCGTATGCAATTTGGTCGGCCGTGGGAATCGTTTTAATTTCTTTGGTTGGGTATTTTGTTTATAAACAAACTCTTGATCTTCCTGCAATACTTGGAATTCTTTTGATTATAATCGGAGTAGTGATTATCAATATATTTTCAAAATCGGCATCTCATTAA
- a CDS encoding rolling circle replication-associated protein, with amino-acid sequence MFYQLSRLGFAEIKQNGYRSQFSGSSKYKCWNNTLFDKVKNSDTDVIEKMENEAKNATDKEKEIRYYGLRKNKIRNKILNFFSLNKSKKFCAFYTITFPLNINDDLAYQLLNTWLTRCRKSEGLKSYLWVAERQKNNTLHFHLITNNYMKIGVVNDFMKECLRTQKNKGKLVCRNNIINKYNGVDVDNLYQSKRRNNKNERLDKVESMRKLSMYLTKYITKNETKSVRLPWHCSRDISALFISINYQDVSSLEIANLISDNPDAVVSYHEDFFSMHYFRFIPDDFYFADLININNSVYENFHPN; translated from the coding sequence ATGTTTTACCAATTATCACGGTTAGGCTTTGCAGAGATAAAGCAAAACGGTTACAGGTCACAGTTCTCGGGAAGTTCAAAATATAAATGTTGGAATAATACTCTATTTGATAAAGTGAAAAATTCTGACACAGATGTTATTGAAAAGATGGAAAATGAGGCGAAAAACGCTACTGATAAAGAAAAAGAGATAAGATATTATGGATTGAGAAAAAATAAAATAAGAAATAAAATATTAAATTTCTTTTCGCTGAATAAATCTAAAAAATTCTGTGCGTTCTATACAATTACTTTTCCGCTTAATATCAATGATGATTTAGCTTATCAATTGTTAAATACTTGGTTAACTCGCTGTAGAAAATCCGAAGGTCTAAAGTCTTATCTTTGGGTTGCTGAACGTCAGAAAAACAATACTTTGCACTTTCATTTAATAACTAATAATTACATGAAAATTGGTGTGGTAAATGATTTTATGAAGGAATGTTTACGAACTCAAAAAAACAAAGGAAAATTAGTATGTCGGAACAATATTATAAATAAATATAATGGCGTAGACGTAGATAATTTGTATCAAAGTAAAAGAAGAAATAACAAAAATGAAAGATTGGATAAAGTAGAAAGCATGCGTAAATTGTCTATGTACTTAACAAAATATATTACAAAAAACGAAACAAAATCAGTTCGTTTGCCGTGGCATTGTTCCCGAGATATTTCCGCATTATTTATATCTATAAATTATCAAGATGTTTCAAGTTTAGAAATAGCAAATTTAATTTCTGATAATCCAGATGCTGTAGTTTCTTATCATGAGGATTTTTTTTCTATGCATTATTTTAGGTTTATTCCAGATGATTTCTATTTTGCTGATTTAATTAATATTAATAATTCGGTGTACGAAAACTTTCATCCGAATTAA
- a CDS encoding DUF6266 family protein, producing MAIISGALFSQAKGSVGNLTLSTQKGRVIMKSKASVVSNPNTSAQQRQRAFISKAVIAWKLLGNVLKSGITSLVQYGSQYNTYVSKNAQHFTTAMFDINSMAGGDLIGSFATIGARGELSYSLVSKDTDSVTLSINNSTLKNTANIGDVLKLVIGDTAAAEFSYSELEITQSMLENAVTTVTFNDLSLPFDSMLVSTLWSESSDMTQSNTSKFKLLLS from the coding sequence ATGGCAATAATTAGTGGTGCATTGTTTAGTCAAGCAAAAGGTAGTGTAGGTAATTTAACATTAAGTACACAAAAAGGTAGAGTAATAATGAAGTCTAAAGCTAGTGTAGTATCGAATCCGAATACATCAGCTCAGCAAAGACAAAGAGCATTTATTTCGAAGGCTGTTATAGCTTGGAAATTATTAGGTAACGTTTTAAAAAGTGGCATAACTTCTTTAGTTCAATACGGTAGTCAATATAATACATATGTATCTAAGAATGCACAGCATTTTACGACCGCAATGTTTGATATTAATTCAATGGCTGGTGGTGACTTGATTGGTTCTTTTGCTACTATAGGCGCAAGAGGTGAGTTATCCTATTCGCTTGTAAGCAAAGACACAGATTCTGTTACATTATCTATCAATAATTCTACATTGAAGAATACGGCAAATATTGGTGATGTACTTAAACTTGTAATTGGTGATACAGCTGCAGCAGAGTTTTCATATTCCGAATTAGAAATTACGCAATCAATGTTAGAAAATGCTGTTACAACTGTAACATTTAACGATTTATCTCTTCCTTTTGATAGCATGTTAGTTTCCACTTTATGGTCTGAAAGTTCAGATATGACCCAGTCAAATACTTCGAAGTTTAAACTTCTATTATCTTAG